A stretch of DNA from Streptomyces sp. NBC_01197:
GACGAGGCTCTGCGCAGGGCTGCGACGTCGAGCGGGCCGTCCGCCGGGTCGGGAAAACCATGGGCCAGCGCGTCGGCGAAGCGGCGTGCGGCAGGAGTGAGGCTCATCCGGTGGTCAGCCCCCCGTCCACGGTGAACTCGGCGCCGGTGATGTAGGAGGCGGCGTCGGAGGCCAGGAAGCGGACCAGCTCGGCGACCTCGTCCGGCCGGCCCATGCGCCGCAGCGGCACCCGCGGGTGCTCCCGCTGCCCGGCGTCCTCGCCCAGCGCCCGCGCGACCATCGGGGTGTCGACCATCCCCGGGTGCACCGAGTTGACCCGGATGCGGTCGGACGCGAGGTCGAGGGCGACGTGCTTGCTGAGTCCGCGCAGCCCGAACTTGCTCGATCCGTAGGCCGCGTGCTGGGCGATGCCCACCAGACCCGCGGTCGACGAGATGTTGACGATGGACCCGCCACCCGCGTTCCGCAGGGCCGGGATCACCGCCTTGATGCCCAGGAAGGGGCCCAGCAGATTCACCCGGAACAGCAGCTCGAAAGTCTCCTGCGTCTCGGTGTCGACCGGCGCCGTCCGCCACAGGGCGGCGTTGTTGACGAGGATGTCCAGCCGCCCGAAACTCCGTACGGCCGTGGCGACCGCCGTCTCCCAGCTCGCCGCGTCCGTCACGTCGTGCGGGACGAACACTGCCGCCTCGCCCAGCCCGGCGGTGACCTCGCGGCCCTCTTCCTCCCGGACGTCGGTGATCACGACCCGTGCGCCGGATTCGGCGAACAGCCGTGCCTCGACAGCTCCCTGGCCCCGGCCGGCCCCGGTGATCAGCGCCACCTTGCCGTCCAGTCGTACGCCGTCCGCTGCCGCGCCCGCGGCTGTGGGGGCGGTCACTTCTCGCCGTCCAGGGCCCGGAAGTGCGGGATGACCGTCTCGCCCCACTGGCGGATTGTCTCCATGCACGCCTCCTGCGGCACCGTGCCCATCTGGATGAGGCACATCACCTCGTCCACCCCGATCCGGCGGAGCTTCTCGACATAGGCGATGGCTGTGTCGGCGGTGCCGTAGGCGTGGTCCGCGTTGAAGGTGCCGGTGTCGACGGGGCGGGCCGGGATGTTGGCGTCGTGCAGCCTGGCGACCAGCTCCTCCCGGTCGCGCGCCATCAGCGCCACGTGGTCCTCGTCCTCGTCGTCGCCGGTGGGTGCGGGCGAGTTCCCGTACCAGTGCGCGATGGACTCGGCGAAGAAGCGCTGGCCCCGGGTGCCGATGCGCAGCGCACGCTCCGCGTCGTCGAGGACGATCGTCGGGCAGAGCGCCGAGAAGTGGTCGTTGACCTCGGTCGACACGCACTGCTCGCCGCTCCTGGCGGCGATGGCCTCGTCGTACACCGCGCGCATCGTGCGCACGTCGTCGGCCCCGGCGAAGCCCATCACCAGGGCGCCGATGCCCAGTTCGGCCGCGAGCTTGAGGGTGTCGTGCTTGCTGCACGCCATGAAGAGGGGCGGGTGGGGGTCCTGCACCGGGCGGGGCAGGACGGCGCCCGGGCCGATGTCGATCGAGCCGTGCCACTCGAACTGCTCTTCGCGCCAGGCGCTGGAGAAGATCCGCAGCGCCTCCTCCATCTGCGGATAGGTGTCCTCGGGGCGTACCCCGTACATGGACATCTCCTGCTGCGTGGCGCCGCGCCCGGAGCCGATGTCGACCCGCCCGCCGGAGAGCACGTCGAGCATGGCCGCGCGCTCGGCGACCCGGACCGGGTGCTGGTAGCCGAAGGGCATCGTGACGACGCCGTGGCCGATACGGATGCGGGAGGTCCGCGCGGCGACCCAGGTCAGGAAGATCTCGGACGCGCTCATGTGCGCGTACTGCGAGAGCGAGTGGTGCTCGACGGCCCAGATCCGGTCGAAGCCCATCTCCTCCGCATACACGGCCTGATCGACGCAGTCGTTGATGACCTGGCGTTCACGCTCTGGGGTCGGGTTCGAGAGCTGTGCCTCGAAGATCATGGAGAACTTCACGGGATGCCTCCGGAGTATTTCGATTAGGAATACTTCTATCAGGCATAAATGACCGACGGAAGGGGTGGGGGTGGGACGGTGGCTGGAAAGGCCGCAGGGGTCCGGCCGGACGTGGCCGGACCGTAGACTGCCGGGCGTGACGGAGAAGCGGACGAGCAGTGAACAGGGCGGCGAACGAGGCGGTCAGCAGGGCTCTGAGCCCGGCAGGCCGGCGCTCCCGGCGACCAGCTGGGCCGTGCTCGGGTTGCTCTCCTTCGGTGAGGAGCTGTCCGGGTACGACCTCAAGAAGTGGTCGGACTGGTCGCTGAGGTTCTTCTACTGGAGCCCGTCGTTCTCGCAGATCTACGGTGAGCTCAAGCGGCTGGAGAAGGTCGGCTACGTGACCTCCCGGATGGTCGCGCAGGAGACCGGCAACCGGGACAAGCGCATCTACGCGATCACCCCTGAGGGGATGGACGCGGTGCAGACCTGGGCGCGCGAGGCGCCCGTCGAGCCCCCCGTGCTCAAGCACGGCGTCATGCTGCGGATCTGGCTCGGCCACCTGCTGGAGACCCAGCAGATGCGCGATGTCCTCGGCACCCACCGCGAGTACGCGGAGAAGATGCGGCAGCGCGCCGAGGTCGACATCGCAGGGGCGAAGTCGGAGGAGGCGTGGCTGTATCCCACGCTCACCCTCAAGTGGGCCGAGCGGTACTACGCGTCGGAGCGTGACCTGGCCGACTCGATGCTCGCGGACCTGGAGGAGTTGGAGCGCAGGCGGCCGTAGCCCCGCCTGAAGTAAAGCAGCGGCTCGGCGTCACCGTGCCGCTCCAGCGCGGTGACCCGGCCGAGCGCGATCAGATGGTCGCCGCCGGGGAAGGTGCCCTCTAGATCGCACTCGACGGTGGCCAGTGCCCCGTCGAGCAGAGGTGCGCCGTTGGCGCCCGGCCGCCACCCGGCGTCCTGGAACTTCTCCTGG
This window harbors:
- a CDS encoding LLM class flavin-dependent oxidoreductase, which encodes MKFSMIFEAQLSNPTPERERQVINDCVDQAVYAEEMGFDRIWAVEHHSLSQYAHMSASEIFLTWVAARTSRIRIGHGVVTMPFGYQHPVRVAERAAMLDVLSGGRVDIGSGRGATQQEMSMYGVRPEDTYPQMEEALRIFSSAWREEQFEWHGSIDIGPGAVLPRPVQDPHPPLFMACSKHDTLKLAAELGIGALVMGFAGADDVRTMRAVYDEAIAARSGEQCVSTEVNDHFSALCPTIVLDDAERALRIGTRGQRFFAESIAHWYGNSPAPTGDDEDEDHVALMARDREELVARLHDANIPARPVDTGTFNADHAYGTADTAIAYVEKLRRIGVDEVMCLIQMGTVPQEACMETIRQWGETVIPHFRALDGEK
- a CDS encoding SDR family NAD(P)-dependent oxidoreductase; the encoded protein is MTAPTAAGAAADGVRLDGKVALITGAGRGQGAVEARLFAESGARVVITDVREEEGREVTAGLGEAAVFVPHDVTDAASWETAVATAVRSFGRLDILVNNAALWRTAPVDTETQETFELLFRVNLLGPFLGIKAVIPALRNAGGGSIVNISSTAGLVGIAQHAAYGSSKFGLRGLSKHVALDLASDRIRVNSVHPGMVDTPMVARALGEDAGQREHPRVPLRRMGRPDEVAELVRFLASDAASYITGAEFTVDGGLTTG
- a CDS encoding PadR family transcriptional regulator — its product is MLGLLSFGEELSGYDLKKWSDWSLRFFYWSPSFSQIYGELKRLEKVGYVTSRMVAQETGNRDKRIYAITPEGMDAVQTWAREAPVEPPVLKHGVMLRIWLGHLLETQQMRDVLGTHREYAEKMRQRAEVDIAGAKSEEAWLYPTLTLKWAERYYASERDLADSMLADLEELERRRP